Proteins from a single region of Streptococcus mitis:
- a CDS encoding undecaprenyl-diphosphate phosphatase, with protein MYLIEILKSIFFGIVEGITEWLPISSTGHLILAEEFIQYQNQNEVFMSMFNVVIQLGAILAVMVIYFNKLNPFKPGKDKQEVRRTWQLWSKVLVATLPLLAVFKFDDWFDTHFHNMVSVALMLIIYGIAFIYLEKRNKARAIEPSVTELDKLPYTTAFYIGLFQVLALLPGTSRSGATIVGGLLNGTSRSVVTEFTFYLGIPVMFGASALKIFKFVKAGQLLNFGQLFLLLVAMGVAFAVSMVAIRFLTSYVKKHDFTLFGKYRIVLGSVLLLYSFVRLFV; from the coding sequence ATGTATCTTATTGAAATTTTAAAATCTATCTTCTTCGGGATTGTTGAAGGAATTACGGAATGGCTGCCGATTTCAAGTACAGGTCACTTGATTTTAGCAGAGGAATTTATCCAATACCAAAATCAAAATGAAGTCTTTATGTCCATGTTTAATGTCGTGATCCAGCTTGGTGCGATTTTGGCGGTTATGGTGATTTACTTTAATAAGCTCAATCCCTTTAAACCGGGTAAAGACAAGCAGGAAGTTCGTCGAACTTGGCAATTGTGGTCTAAAGTTCTTGTAGCTACTTTACCTTTGCTTGCAGTGTTTAAGTTTGATGATTGGTTTGATACTCACTTCCATAATATGGTTTCAGTTGCTCTCATGTTGATTATCTATGGGATTGCCTTTATCTATTTGGAAAAGCGCAATAAAGCGCGTGCTATCGAGCCAAGTGTAACAGAGTTGGACAAGCTTCCTTATACGACAGCCTTCTATATCGGTCTTTTCCAAGTTCTTGCCCTTTTACCAGGAACCAGTCGTTCTGGGGCAACGATTGTCGGTGGTTTGTTAAATGGAACGAGTCGTTCAGTTGTGACAGAATTTACCTTCTATCTTGGAATTCCTGTTATGTTTGGAGCCAGTGCCTTAAAGATTTTCAAATTTGTAAAAGCAGGACAACTCTTGAACTTTGGACAATTATTCTTGCTCTTGGTTGCGATGGGAGTGGCCTTTGCAGTCAGTATGGTTGCTATTCGTTTCTTGACAAGCTATGTGAAAAAACACGACTTCACTCTTTTCGGTAAATACCGTATCGTACTTGGTAGTGTCTTGCTATTGTATAGCTTTGTCCGTTTATTTGTATAA
- a CDS encoding DUF2207 domain-containing protein, with protein sequence MKKTFFLLVLGLFCLLPLSVFAIDFKINSYQGDLYIHADNTAEFRQKIVYQFEEDFKGQIVGLGRAGKMPSGFDIDPHPKVQAAKNGAELTDVTSEVIEGADGYTVKVYNPGQDGDTVEVDLIWNLKNLLFLYDDIAELNWQPLTDSSGAIGKFEFHVRGDKGAEKLFFHTGKLFREGTVEKSNLDYTIRLDNLPPKRGVELHAYWPRTDFASATDQGLKGNRLEEFNKIEDSIFKEKEQSKQLVTWVFPSILSISLLLSICFYFIYRRKTTPSVKYAKNHRIYEPPMELEPMVLSEAVYSTSLEEVSPLVKGAGKFTFDQLIQATLLDVIDRGNVSIISEGDAVGLRLVKEDGLSGFEKDCLDLAFSGKKEETLSNLFADYKVSDSLYRRAKVSDEKRIQAKGRQLKSSFEEVLKEMQEGVRNRVTFWGLPDYYRPLTGGEKVLQVGMGALTILPLFIGFGLFLYNLDVYGYLYIPLPILGFLGLVLAVFYYWKLRLDNRDGVLNEAGAEVYYLWTSFENMLREIARLDQAELESIVVWNRLLVYATLFGYADKVSHLMKVHQIQVENPDINLYVAYGWHSMFYHSSAQMSHYASIANTASTYSVSSGSGSSGGGFSGGGGGGSIGAF encoded by the coding sequence ATGAAAAAAACTTTTTTCTTACTGGTGTTAGGCTTGTTTTGCCTTCTGCCACTCTCTGTTTTTGCCATTGATTTCAAGATAAACTCTTACCAAGGGGATTTGTATATTCATGCAGACAATACGGCAGAATTTAGACAGAAGATAGTTTACCAGTTTGAGGAGGACTTTAAGGGTCAAATTGTGGGACTTGGACGTGCTGGCAAGATGCCTAGCGGATTTGACATTGACCCTCATCCAAAGGTTCAGGCCGCGAAAAACGGTGCTGAACTGACAGATGTTACTAGCGAAGTGATAGAAGGAGCAGATGGTTATACTGTTAAAGTTTATAATCCAGGTCAAGATGGCGACACAGTTGAAGTTGACCTTATCTGGAACTTAAAGAATTTGCTTTTCCTTTATGATGATATCGCTGAATTAAATTGGCAACCTCTGACAGATAGTTCAGGAGCTATTGGAAAGTTTGAATTTCATGTAAGGGGAGACAAGGGGGCGGAAAAACTCTTTTTCCATACAGGGAAACTTTTTAGAGAGGGAACGGTTGAAAAGAGTAACCTTGATTATACTATCCGTTTAGACAATCTTCCGCCTAAGCGTGGAGTTGAATTGCATGCCTACTGGCCTCGAACTGATTTTGCTAGCGCTACGGATCAGGGTTTGAAAGGGAATCGTTTAGAGGAGTTTAATAAGATAGAAGACTCGATTTTTAAAGAAAAAGAGCAAAGTAAACAACTCGTTACGTGGGTGTTTCCTTCTATACTTTCTATCTCCTTGTTATTGAGTATTTGCTTTTATTTTATTTATAGAAGAAAGACCACTCCTTCGGTCAAATATGCCAAAAATCATCGTATCTATGAACCACCAATGGAATTAGAGCCTATGGTTTTATCAGAGGCTGTCTACTCTACCTCCTTGGAGGAAGTGAGTCCCTTAGTCAAGGGGGCTGGCAAATTTACCTTTGATCAACTTATTCAAGCTACCTTGCTAGATGTGATAGACCGTGGAAATGTCTCTATCATTTCAGAAGGAGATGCAGTTGGTTTGAGGCTAGTAAAAGAAGATGGTTTGTCAGGCTTTGAGAAAGACTGTCTAGATCTGGCTTTTTCAGGCAAAAAAGAAGAAACTCTTTCCAATTTGTTTGCGGATTACAAGGTATCTGATAGCCTTTATCGTAGAGCAAAAGTCTCTGATGAAAAACGGATTCAAGCAAAGGGGCGTCAGCTCAAATCTTCTTTTGAAGAAGTATTGAAAGAGATGCAAGAAGGAGTGAGAAATAGAGTTACCTTCTGGGGGCTTCCGGATTACTACCGTCCTTTAACTGGTGGGGAAAAGGTCTTGCAAGTGGGTATGGGTGCTTTGACTATCCTGCCCCTATTTATCGGATTTGGCTTGTTCTTGTACAATTTGGATGTTTATGGCTATCTTTACATCCCCTTGCCAATACTTGGTTTTCTAGGTTTGGTTTTGGCTGTTTTCTATTATTGGAAGCTTCGATTAGATAATCGTGATGGTGTCCTAAATGAAGCAGGAGCAGAAGTCTACTATCTCTGGACCAGTTTTGAAAATATGTTGCGTGAGATTGCACGATTGGATCAGGCTGAATTGGAAAGTATTGTGGTCTGGAATCGCCTTTTGGTCTATGCGACCTTATTTGGCTATGCGGACAAGGTTAGTCATTTGATGAAGGTTCATCAGATTCAAGTGGAAAATCCAGATATCAATCTCTATGTAGCTTATGGCTGGCATAGTATGTTTTATCATTCAAGCGCGCAAATGAGCCATTATGCCAGCATCGCAAACACAGCAAGTACCTATTCCGTATCTTCTGGAAGTGGAAGTTCTGGCGGTGGCTTCTCTGGAGGCGGAGGTGGTGGCAGTATCGGTGCCTTTTAA
- a CDS encoding ABC transporter substrate-binding protein/permease — translation MRKIYLSIFTSLLLMLGLVNVAQADEYLRIGMEAAYAPFNWTQDDDSNGAVKIDGTNQYANGYDVQIAKKIAKDLGKEPLVVKTKWEGLVPALTSGKIDMIIAGMSPTAERKQEIAFSSSYYTSEPVLLVKKDSAYANAKSLDDFNGAKITSQQGVYLYELISQIPGAKKETAMGDFAQMRQALEAGVIDAYVSERPEALTAEAANSKFKMVQVEPGFKTGEEDTAIAIGLRKDDNRISQINASIETISKDDQVALMDRMIKEQPAEATTTEETSSSFFSQVTKILSENWQQLLRGAGITLLISIVGTITGLIIGLAIGVFRTAPLSENKAIYGLQKLVSWILNVYIEIFRGTPMIVQSMVIYYGTAQAFGINLDRTLAAIFIVSINTGAYMTEIVRGGILAVDKGQFEAATALGMTHNQTMRKIVLPQVVRNILPATGNEFVINIKDTSVLNVISVVELYFSGNTVATQTYQYFQTFTIIAVIYFVLTFTVTRILRFIERRMDMDTYTTGANQMQTEDLK, via the coding sequence ATGAGAAAAATATACTTATCTATTTTCACAAGTCTCTTGCTGATGCTGGGACTTGTCAATGTTGCTCAAGCCGATGAATATTTACGCATCGGGATGGAAGCAGCATATGCTCCCTTTAACTGGACTCAGGATGATGATAGCAATGGGGCTGTCAAAATCGATGGGACTAACCAGTATGCTAACGGATACGATGTTCAAATCGCCAAGAAAATCGCTAAGGACTTAGGTAAAGAACCTTTGGTTGTTAAAACCAAGTGGGAAGGTCTAGTTCCTGCTCTTACTTCTGGTAAGATTGACATGATTATCGCAGGTATGAGTCCAACTGCAGAACGTAAACAAGAAATTGCCTTTTCAAGCAGTTACTACACTAGCGAACCTGTTCTACTAGTCAAAAAAGATTCTGCCTATGCAAACGCCAAATCTTTGGATGACTTTAATGGTGCGAAAATCACTTCTCAACAAGGTGTTTACCTTTATGAGTTGATCTCACAAATACCAGGTGCTAAAAAAGAAACAGCCATGGGAGACTTCGCTCAAATGCGCCAAGCTCTTGAGGCTGGTGTCATTGATGCTTATGTTTCTGAACGCCCAGAAGCACTGACTGCAGAAGCTGCTAACTCTAAGTTCAAGATGGTTCAAGTAGAACCAGGTTTTAAAACTGGAGAAGAAGATACAGCTATTGCCATTGGACTTCGTAAAGATGACAATCGTATTAGCCAAATCAATGCTAGCATTGAAACCATTTCAAAAGACGATCAAGTTGCCTTGATGGACCGTATGATTAAGGAACAACCTGCCGAAGCTACAACAACTGAAGAGACTAGCAGTAGTTTCTTTAGCCAAGTCACTAAAATTCTTTCTGAAAACTGGCAACAACTCTTGCGTGGTGCTGGTATCACTCTTTTAATCTCTATCGTCGGAACCATCACAGGTCTCATTATCGGCCTTGCCATTGGTGTTTTCCGTACTGCTCCTCTCTCTGAGAATAAAGCCATTTATGGCCTACAAAAACTAGTCAGCTGGATCCTCAATGTCTATATCGAAATTTTCCGTGGTACACCAATGATTGTTCAATCGATGGTTATCTACTATGGAACTGCCCAAGCTTTCGGTATCAACCTTGACCGTACACTGGCTGCTATCTTCATCGTTTCGATCAACACCGGTGCCTACATGACTGAAATTGTTCGTGGTGGTATCCTAGCAGTTGACAAGGGACAATTTGAAGCCGCAACTGCTCTTGGTATGACTCATAACCAAACCATGCGTAAGATTGTCCTACCTCAGGTAGTCCGTAACATCCTACCAGCAACTGGTAATGAATTTGTCATCAATATCAAAGATACATCTGTATTGAACGTTATCTCGGTTGTCGAACTTTACTTCTCAGGAAATACCGTAGCAACTCAAACCTATCAATACTTCCAGACATTTACAATCATCGCCGTGATTTACTTTGTCCTCACCTTCACCGTAACACGTATCCTACGCTTCATCGAGCGCCGAATGGACATGGATACCTATACTACAGGTGCTAACCAAATGCAAACGGAGGATTTGAAATAA
- a CDS encoding amino acid ABC transporter ATP-binding protein yields the protein MTQAILEIKHLKKSYGQNEVLKDISLTVHKGEVISIIGSSGSGKSTFLRSINLLETPTDGQILYHGQNVLEKGYDLTQYREKLGMVFQSFNLFENLNVLENTIVAQTTVLKRERTEAEKIAKENLEKVGMGERYWQAKPKQLSGGQKQRVAIARALSMNPDAILFDEPTSALDPEMVGEVLKIMQDLAQEGLTMIVVTHEMEFARDVSHRVIFMDKGVIAEEGKPEDLFTNPKEDRTKEFLQRYLK from the coding sequence ATGACACAAGCAATCCTTGAAATTAAACACCTCAAAAAATCCTATGGACAAAACGAAGTGCTAAAAGACATTTCTCTGACCGTCCACAAGGGAGAAGTCATCTCTATCATCGGAAGCTCTGGAAGCGGAAAATCAACCTTCCTACGCTCCATTAACCTACTTGAAACACCAACTGATGGACAAATCCTTTATCATGGACAAAACGTCCTCGAAAAAGGCTATGACCTCACGCAATACCGTGAAAAGTTGGGGATGGTTTTCCAATCCTTTAACCTCTTTGAAAATCTTAACGTACTTGAAAACACAATTGTCGCTCAGACGACTGTCCTTAAACGCGAACGTACAGAAGCTGAAAAGATTGCCAAAGAAAACCTTGAAAAGGTCGGCATGGGAGAACGCTACTGGCAAGCGAAACCAAAACAACTCTCAGGTGGTCAAAAACAACGTGTGGCCATCGCTCGTGCCCTCTCCATGAATCCGGACGCCATTCTCTTTGATGAACCAACATCAGCTCTCGATCCAGAAATGGTTGGAGAAGTCCTCAAAATCATGCAAGATCTGGCTCAGGAAGGCTTGACTATGATTGTCGTAACCCACGAAATGGAATTCGCCCGTGATGTCTCTCACCGTGTTATCTTCATGGATAAGGGGGTGATTGCTGAAGAAGGCAAACCAGAAGACCTCTTCACCAATCCTAAAGAAGACCGTACAAAAGAGTTCCTTCAACGCTATCTCAAATAA
- the ilvA gene encoding threonine ammonia-lyase IlvA, translating into MLSSKDIIKAHKVLNGVVVNTPLDYDHYLSEKYGAKIYLKKENAQRVRSFKIRGAYYAISQLSKEERERGVVCASAGNHAQGVAYTCNEMKIPATIFMPITTPQQKIGQVRFFGGDFVTIKLVGDTFDASAKAAQEFTVSENRTFIDPFDDAHVQAGQGTVAYEILEEARKESIDFDAVLVPVGGGGLIAGVSTYIKETSPEIEVIGVEANGARSMKAAFEAGGPVKLKEIDKFADGIAVQKVGQLTYEATRQHVQTLVGVDEGLISETLIDLYSKQGIVAEPAGAASIASLEVLAEYIKGKTICCIISGGNNDINRMPEMEERALIYDGIKHYFVVNFPQRPGALREFVNDILGPNDDITRFEYIKRASKGTGPVLIGIALADKHDYAGLIRRMEGFDPSYINLNGNETLYNMLV; encoded by the coding sequence ATGTTAAGTTCAAAAGATATCATCAAGGCTCATAAAGTCTTGAACGGTGTGGTCGTGAATACCCCACTGGATTATGACCATTATTTATCGGAGAAGTATGGTGCTAAGATTTATTTGAAAAAGGAAAATGCTCAACGTGTTCGTTCCTTTAAAATTCGTGGTGCCTATTATGCTATTTCTCAGCTCAGTAAGGAAGAGCGTGAGCGTGGGGTAGTCTGTGCTTCTGCGGGAAATCATGCGCAGGGAGTGGCCTATACATGTAATGAGATGAAAATTCCTGCTACTATTTTTATGCCAATTACGACTCCGCAACAAAAGATTGGTCAAGTTCGCTTTTTTGGTGGGGATTTTGTAACCATTAAACTAGTTGGGGATACCTTTGATGCTTCAGCCAAAGCAGCCCAAGAATTTACAGTCTCTGAAAATCGTACCTTTATTGATCCCTTTGATGATGCCCATGTTCAAGCAGGTCAAGGGACAGTTGCTTATGAGATTTTAGAAGAAGCTCGAAAAGAATCGATTGATTTTGATGCTGTTTTGGTCCCTGTTGGAGGCGGAGGTCTCATTGCTGGAGTTTCGACTTATATCAAGGAAACAAGTCCAGAGATTGAAGTTATTGGGGTAGAAGCTAATGGAGCGCGTTCCATGAAGGCTGCCTTTGAAGCTGGTGGACCTGTTAAGCTCAAGGAAATTGACAAATTTGCGGATGGGATTGCTGTACAAAAGGTAGGTCAATTGACCTATGAAGCAACTCGTCAACATGTTCAAACTTTGGTAGGTGTCGATGAGGGATTGATTTCTGAAACCTTGATTGACCTCTACTCTAAGCAAGGGATTGTTGCAGAACCTGCTGGAGCGGCTAGTATCGCCTCTCTAGAGGTGTTGGCTGAATATATCAAGGGGAAAACCATTTGTTGTATCATTTCTGGAGGAAATAATGATATCAACCGGATGCCAGAAATGGAAGAACGTGCCTTGATTTATGATGGGATCAAGCATTACTTTGTGGTCAATTTTCCACAGCGTCCAGGTGCTCTGCGTGAGTTTGTAAATGATATCCTAGGACCAAATGATGATATCACACGATTTGAGTATATCAAACGAGCTAGCAAGGGGACAGGGCCTGTATTGATTGGAATCGCTTTGGCAGATAAGCATGATTATGCAGGCTTGATTCGTCGAATGGAAGGTTTTGATCCATCTTATATTAACTTAAATGGTAATGAAACGCTCTATAATATGCTTGTCTGA
- the ilvC gene encoding ketol-acid reductoisomerase, with protein MAVQMEYEKDVKVAALDGKKIAVIGYGSQGHAHAQNLRDSGRDVIIGVRPGKSFDKAKEDGFDTYTVAEATKLADVIMILAPDEIQQELYEAEIAPNLEAGNAVGFAHGFNIHFEFIKVPADVDVFMCAPKGPGHLVRRTYEEGFGVPALYAVYQDATGNAKNIAMDWCKGVGAARVGLLETTYKEETEEDLFGEQAVLCGGLTALIEAGFEVLTEAGYAPELAYFEVLHEMKLIVDLIYEGGFKKMRQSISNTAEYGDYVSGPRVITEQVKENMKAVLADIQNGKFANDFVNDYKAGRPKLTAYREQAANLEIEKVGAELRKAMPFVGKNDDDAFKIYN; from the coding sequence ATGGCAGTTCAAATGGAATACGAAAAAGATGTTAAAGTAGCAGCGCTTGATGGTAAAAAAATCGCCGTTATCGGTTATGGTTCACAAGGACATGCGCATGCTCAAAACTTGCGTGATTCAGGTCGTGATGTCATTATCGGTGTACGTCCAGGTAAATCTTTTGACAAAGCAAAAGAAGATGGATTTGACACTTACACAGTAGCAGAAGCAACTAAATTAGCTGACGTTATCATGATCTTGGCACCAGACGAAATCCAACAAGAATTGTACGAAGCAGAAATCGCTCCAAACTTGGAAGCTGGAAATGCAGTTGGATTTGCCCATGGTTTCAATATCCACTTTGAATTTATCAAAGTACCTGCAGATGTAGATGTCTTCATGTGTGCTCCTAAAGGACCAGGACACTTGGTACGCCGTACTTACGAAGAAGGATTTGGTGTTCCAGCTCTTTACGCAGTTTACCAAGATGCAACAGGAAATGCTAAAAATATTGCTATGGACTGGTGTAAAGGTGTTGGAGCAGCTCGTGTAGGTCTTCTTGAAACAACTTATAAAGAAGAAACTGAAGAAGATTTGTTTGGTGAACAAGCTGTACTTTGTGGTGGTTTGACTGCCCTTATTGAAGCAGGTTTCGAAGTCTTGACAGAAGCAGGTTACGCTCCAGAATTGGCTTACTTTGAAGTTCTTCACGAAATGAAATTGATCGTTGACTTGATCTATGAAGGTGGATTCAAGAAAATGCGTCAATCAATTTCAAACACTGCTGAATACGGTGACTATGTATCAGGTCCACGTGTAATTACTGAGCAAGTTAAAGAAAACATGAAAGCTGTCTTGGCAGACATCCAAAATGGTAAATTTGCAAATGACTTTGTAAATGACTATAAAGCTGGACGTCCAAAATTGACTGCTTACCGTGAACAAGCAGCTAACCTTGAAATTGAAAAAGTTGGTGCAGAATTGCGTAAAGCAATGCCATTCGTTGGTAAAAACGACGACGATGCATTCAAAATCTATAACTAA
- the ilvN gene encoding acetolactate synthase small subunit yields the protein MRRMLTAKLQNRSGVLNRFTGVLSRRQVNIESISVGATEDPNVSRITIIIDVASHDEVEQIIKQLNRQIDVIRIRDITDKPHLEREVILVKMSAPAEKRAEILAIIQPFRATVVDVAPSSITIQMTGNAEKSEALLRVIRPYGIRNIARTGATGFTRD from the coding sequence ATGCGTAGAATGTTAACAGCAAAACTACAGAATCGATCAGGAGTCCTCAATCGCTTTACTGGTGTCCTGTCTCGTCGTCAGGTTAATATCGAAAGTATCTCTGTTGGAGCAACAGAAGATCCGAATGTATCGCGTATCACCATTATTATTGATGTTGCTTCACATGATGAGGTGGAGCAAATTATCAAACAGCTCAATCGTCAGATTGATGTGATTCGCATTCGTGATATTACAGACAAGCCTCATTTGGAGCGCGAGGTAATTTTGGTTAAGATGTCAGCGCCAGCCGAGAAGCGCGCTGAGATTCTAGCGATTATTCAACCTTTCCGTGCAACGGTGGTAGATGTAGCGCCAAGCTCGATTACTATTCAAATGACAGGAAATGCAGAAAAGAGCGAAGCGCTGTTGCGAGTCATTCGACCATACGGTATTCGCAATATTGCTAGAACGGGTGCAACTGGATTTACCCGCGACTAA
- a CDS encoding acetolactate synthase large subunit has product MEKISLESPKTGSDLVLETLRDLGIDTIFGYPGGAVLPFYDAIYNFKGIRHILGRHEQGCLHEAEGYAKSTGKLGVAVVTSGPGATNAITGIADAMSDSVPLLVFTGQVARAGIGKDAFQEADIVGITMPITKYNYQVRETADIPRIITEAVHIATTGRPGPVVIDLPKDVSALETDFIYSPEVNLPSYQPTLEPNDMQIKKILKQLSKAKKPVLLAGGGISYAEAAAELNEFAERYQIPVVTSLLGQGTIATSHPLFLGMGGMHGSFAANIAMTEADFMISIGCRFDDRLTGNPKTFAKNAKVAHIDIDPAEIGKIISADIPVVGDAKKALQMLLAEPTVHNNTEKWIEKVTKDKNRVRSYDKKERVVQPQAVIERIGELTNGDAIVVTDVGQHQMWTAQYYPYQNERQLVTSGGLGTMGFGIPAAIGAKIANPDKEVVLFVGDGGFQMTNQELAILNIYKVPIKVVMLNNHSLGMVRQWQESFYEGRTSESVFDTLPDFQLMAQAYGIKNYKFDNPETLAQDLEVITEDVPMLIEVDISRKEQVLPMVPAGKSNHEMLGVKFHA; this is encoded by the coding sequence ATGGAGAAAATCAGTTTAGAATCTCCTAAGACGGGGTCGGACCTAGTTTTGGAAACACTTCGTGATTTAGGAATTGATACCATCTTTGGTTATCCTGGTGGTGCGGTCTTGCCTTTTTATGATGCGATATATAATTTTAAAGGCATTCGCCACATTTTAGGGCGCCATGAGCAAGGTTGTTTGCATGAAGCTGAAGGTTATGCCAAATCAACTGGAAAGTTGGGTGTTGCCGTCGTCACTAGCGGACCGGGAGCAACAAATGCCATTACAGGGATTGCGGATGCCATGAGCGACAGTGTTCCCCTTTTGGTCTTTACAGGTCAGGTAGCGCGAGCAGGGATTGGGAAGGATGCCTTTCAGGAGGCAGACATTGTGGGAATTACCATGCCAATCACTAAGTACAATTACCAAGTTCGTGAGACAGCTGATATTCCTCGTATCATTACGGAAGCTGTCCATATCGCAACTACAGGTCGCCCAGGGCCAGTCGTAATTGACCTACCTAAAGACGTATCTGCATTAGAAACAGACTTCATTTATTCACCAGAAGTGAACCTACCAAGCTATCAGCCGACTCTTGAGCCAAATGATATGCAAATCAAGAAAATCTTGAAGCAATTATCCAAGGCTAAAAAGCCAGTCTTGCTAGCTGGAGGTGGGATTAGTTATGCTGAGGCTGCGGCAGAATTAAATGAATTTGCAGAACGCTATCAAATTCCAGTAGTAACCAGTCTTTTGGGACAAGGAACGATTGCAACGAGTCATCCACTCTTCCTTGGAATGGGAGGCATGCATGGGTCATTCGCAGCTAATATTGCCATGACAGAAGCTGATTTTATGATTAGTATTGGTTGTCGTTTTGATGACCGCTTGACGGGGAATCCTAAGACCTTCGCTAAGAATGCTAAGGTTGCTCACATTGATATTGACCCAGCTGAGATTGGCAAGATTATCAGTGCGGATATTCCTGTGGTGGGAGATGCTAAGAAAGCCTTGCAAATGTTACTAGCAGAACCGACAGTTCATAACAATACTGAGAAATGGATTGAAAAAGTTACCAAAGACAAGAACCGCGTTCGTTCTTATGATAAGAAAGAGCGTGTGGTTCAGCCGCAAGCTGTTATTGAACGCATCGGTGAGTTGACGAATGGAGATGCCATTGTGGTAACAGACGTTGGTCAACACCAAATGTGGACAGCTCAGTATTATCCTTACCAAAATGAACGTCAGTTAGTGACTTCAGGTGGTTTGGGAACGATGGGATTCGGAATTCCAGCAGCAATCGGTGCTAAAATTGCTAACCCAGATAAGGAAGTGGTCTTGTTTGTTGGGGATGGTGGTTTCCAAATGACTAACCAGGAATTGGCTATTTTGAACATTTACAAGGTGCCAATCAAGGTGGTTATGCTGAACAACCACTCACTTGGAATGGTCCGCCAGTGGCAAGAATCCTTCTATGAAGGTAGAACATCTGAGTCGGTCTTTGATACCCTTCCTGATTTCCAATTGATGGCACAAGCTTATGGAATTAAAAACTATAAGTTTGACAATCCTGAGACTTTGGCTCAAGACCTTGAAGTCATCACTGAGGATGTTCCTATGCTAATCGAGGTAGATATTTCTCGTAAGGAACAGGTGTTACCAATGGTACCAGCTGGTAAGAGTAATCATGAGATGTTGGGGGTGAAGTTCCATGCGTAG